The following nucleotide sequence is from Erythrobacter aurantius.
GCGACCTTCACCCCGGCGCGCATCATGCGGCCGATATTGCTCTGGGTTGCGGCCAGAACCTCGAAGGTTTCAGGCAGGTCGTCGAGCGCGTCGGCGATCACCGGAACACCCGCAGCGGCGATAGCATCCGCCACCAGCCAGCCTTCACCCGCGCCCACCAGCACCATGTCTAGCCGTGGGAATTCACCCTTGAGCGCAAGCGCAGCGCGAATGTCCGCAGCCCGGTCAACCGCGACATACAGCTTTTGCGTCCCGTTCAGCACGGGGATCAGCGCCTCTGCATCGAACCGGCCGAGGAACAGATCGTCATCCTTGGCGATCTCGGAAATCTGGGGCGTGCCGGTCGAGCCGCGCAAACCCTGCGCTTCCTTGAGCGCGTTGCGGAACAGGACGAAGGCCGAAGCGCGGCTGCCGCCCGAAAGGCTCGCCCCGCGTTCGCCCAGCGCGACCATCTGGAACGCGCGCGATTTCATGATCGGGTTGGCATCACCATCCAGATCGATGATCGCGCCATGCCCGCCAAAGATCGAGCCCGAAGGCATGGTGGTGGTCGCCGCGCGGGTAATCCCTCCTGCCCGGCTGACAAGGATGTGCTGCGAGGTCGGGTTGACGATCGGCGCCACGTCCAGAGCCGCGCTGAACGGTGCGCCGCCCGCGCTGATATCGTTGGATTCGCTCACCGCGCCGACATCCGACAGGCCGAGCGTGGTGACGGCGGCAAACAGGCCGGGCGTGACCCAGGCATCATTCGCGTCGATCACCTGATCGGTATCAATGGTCCGCCCGTCGGGTGCTCCGGCGTAGGCAACCTTGCCGCCTTCGACGATGACGACGCCGTCCCTGATCGGTTCGCTGCCGTCACCGATTGCGACGGTCGCGTTGACGATCACGAAGTCCTGAGCCGCAGCGGGCGTGGCGGCAAGAGCGATGGCCGAAGCGGCAAGTGCGAGGAAGTGCTTCATTTCACGTCTCCTTCACCGGGCTGGCCAAGCTCGAAATCGGTCACCGGCCGGCGGCTGCGGTCCATCGCGTTGAACATCAGCGCGCCGTCGATCCAGACGCGTTCGGGGCGGGAGTAGACGCTCAGCGGATTGCCGTTCCACAGCACCACATCGGCCATCTTGCCCGGCTCGAGGCTGCCCGTCATTGAATCGATGCCCATCGCCTTGGCGGCGTTGAGGGTGATCCAGCTGATGACGGTGGCATCGCTGATGTCGATCCCCACACGCCGACCGGCGGCCTGTGCCTTGGCGGCTTCCTGATTGAGCCGCTGGATGTCGTTTTCGCTGTCCGAATGGATCACCACGCAGGCGCCTTCGCGCTGCAGGAAGGCGGCGTTTTCGAGGATGCCGTCATAGCTTTCCATCTTGAAGCCGTACCAGTCGGCCCAGATCGCGCTGCACACGTCGTTTTCGCGCAGCAGGTCGCCGATCTTGTAGGCTTCGACAGCATGATGGAAGGCGGTGACGCGGTATCCCATCTCCTTGGCCATATCCATCACCAGCGCCATTTCGTCAGCGCGATAGCAGTGATTGTGGACGAGGATTTCGCCCTTGAGCACGCCCACCAGCGTTTCCTTGGCGAGATCGCGATCCGCCTTGTCGTTGTTGGCGTAATCGATCGCGTCGAGCCAGGTCTGGCGGTTGACCGCGAAATTGCCCATGCGGGTCGAAGGCATGCGGCCACGGTTGCCATAAACCCGCTTGGGGTTTTCGCCGCAGGCCATCTTGAAGCCATAGGGCGCACCGGGGAACTTCATCCCCTGCACGGTGCGCGCGGGCACATTCTTCAATGTGACCGAGCGGCCGCCCATGAGGTTCGCCGAGCCGGGCAGGATCTGCAAGCTCGTGATCCCGCCATTGGCGAGCGCGCGGGTGAAGCCGGGGTCTTGCGGCCAGACCGAATGTTCGGCCCAGACTTCGGGTGTGGTCGGGCTGGTCGCCTCATTCCCGTCTGAATGCGCATCGACCGAAGGGGTCGGGTAATCGCCGAGGTGGGAGTGGATGTCGATAATGCCCGGCGTCACGAATTTGCCGGTGCCGTCGATCACGTCATAGCCATCGGTTGAAAGGTCGCTGCCACCCACGGCGACAACCTTGCCATCGCGGAACAGTACGGTGCCGCCTTCGATCATGCCACCCGCGCCGTCATAGATGGTTGCCCCTACAAGCGCGGTCGGTCGACCGGGGTAGGGGCGATAGGTCGAAGGAAATGGCCCTTCGGCTTCGGTCTTGGCCGCAAAGCGCGGGGCTTCGTCATCGTCCCCCGAAGCGGCAGATGCGCTCGCAGAGCCGGTGGTTGCGCAAGCAGCCAGCGCCATCGCCCCTGCGAGCGTCGCCAGTGCCGCGCCATTCATTTTGCCGTGAAGCCATTTACGCCCGATGCGTGCCATTGCCGGTTCCCTGATTGCCCGAGAAAGATGCTTTCTTGACGGGCAATCAGGGTGTTGTCCAGCTTTGTGGACGCGGGCCTCGCGAAGCGGGGTTACTCCGCCGGACGGGTAGCCGGGCGCACGCCCGCTGCCTGCGGTTCGCCGACTTCGCTCTGGCCGAGGAGATCGTCGTCCACAGTGTCATCCTTGAGACTGTCGAGGTGCATCAGCTTCTTGATCAGCGGGCTGACGACCATCACGGCAATGCCGATGCCGACTGCATAGAGGCCGACGGTCCAGTAGACGTCGAGAACCACCTGCTTGCCCGCTTCCTCGCCCACGCCTTCAGCGCCGGTTGCCGAGGCGATCAGGCCGGCGGCAAAGTTACCCGCCGCCGAAGCGAAGAACCACGTGCCCATGATCAGCGATGCCATGTGGCCGGGGCTCAGGCGGTTCATCGCCGAAAGGCCGACCGGCGACAGGCACAGCTCGCCCGTGGTGTGCAGCAGGTAGATCAGGAAGATGAAGGCGACCGGAACGGCGACTTCGATCCCGACGCTTTCCGCGCCCCACACCAGAACCATGAAGCCGAGCCCGACCTGAATGACGGCTAGGCCGAACTTCATCGGGGTCGACGGTTCAAGCCCGCGACTGCCGAGGCCCTGCCAGATCATCGCGAAGACCGGTGCGAGCAGCACGATGTAGATCGCGTTGATCGACTGGAACATCGACGCGTTCACGCCCTGCGTGTCGACATGCTTTTCGGTGAAGACGTTAAGCGACGAACCGGCCTGTTCGAACAGCGCCCAGAACACGATCGAGACGAGGATGAGGAACATCGCCGCAAAGATGCGGTCGCGCTCCTCCGCCGCGAGCTTGGTCACTGCGGTGAACAGGACGTAAGCGACCAAACCGCCGCCGAACACGCCAAGAACGGTTCCGACCAGCTCCTGATACTGGATCGCGGCCCAGCAGATCGCGACCATGCCAAGGCCGGCGCCATAGATGCCCCATTCCTTGCCACCGGCAATCGCCTGCGGGTCCTTGGGCTCGCCCTTGCCGAGCAGCAGCGGCTTGCCGATCACGAAGAAGATCAGGCCCAGCAGCATGCCGAAACCGGCGAGGCCGAAGCCGTATTCCCAACCATAGGTCTGGCCGAGATAGCCGCAGATGATCGACGCTGTCGCGGCGCCGACGTTAATCCCCATGTAGAAGATGGTGTAGGCCGGATCG
It contains:
- a CDS encoding amidohydrolase family protein; protein product: MKHFLALAASAIALAATPAAAQDFVIVNATVAIGDGSEPIRDGVVIVEGGKVAYAGAPDGRTIDTDQVIDANDAWVTPGLFAAVTTLGLSDVGAVSESNDISAGGAPFSAALDVAPIVNPTSQHILVSRAGGITRAATTTMPSGSIFGGHGAIIDLDGDANPIMKSRAFQMVALGERGASLSGGSRASAFVLFRNALKEAQGLRGSTGTPQISEIAKDDDLFLGRFDAEALIPVLNGTQKLYVAVDRAADIRAALALKGEFPRLDMVLVGAGEGWLVADAIAAAGVPVIADALDDLPETFEVLAATQSNIGRMMRAGVKVAISASSGTNPRNMPQAAGNLVALGKIPGAAGLSWGQAFAAISSIPAAINGYDGTAGVLKPGALGDVVMWDGDPLEVRSVPTKVFIGGVEQSLENHQSRLRQRYLDLDESDLPKAYDW
- a CDS encoding amidohydrolase; this encodes MNGAALATLAGAMALAACATTGSASASAASGDDDEAPRFAAKTEAEGPFPSTYRPYPGRPTALVGATIYDGAGGMIEGGTVLFRDGKVVAVGGSDLSTDGYDVIDGTGKFVTPGIIDIHSHLGDYPTPSVDAHSDGNEATSPTTPEVWAEHSVWPQDPGFTRALANGGITSLQILPGSANLMGGRSVTLKNVPARTVQGMKFPGAPYGFKMACGENPKRVYGNRGRMPSTRMGNFAVNRQTWLDAIDYANNDKADRDLAKETLVGVLKGEILVHNHCYRADEMALVMDMAKEMGYRVTAFHHAVEAYKIGDLLRENDVCSAIWADWYGFKMESYDGILENAAFLQREGACVVIHSDSENDIQRLNQEAAKAQAAGRRVGIDISDATVISWITLNAAKAMGIDSMTGSLEPGKMADVVLWNGNPLSVYSRPERVWIDGALMFNAMDRSRRPVTDFELGQPGEGDVK
- a CDS encoding peptide MFS transporter; amino-acid sequence: MVEGLFFTFDSTFEMWTFRIAAIALAAFLIGGVVLITRPQAEVIGHPKGLFLLFMAEMWERFSYYGMRALLIFYLIQHWLFEESKAYVIYGAYTALVYIAPVVGGYLADRYIGQRKAVLFGAVLLTFGHFFMAFEGSGGQSDPMINVFWLALALIIVGSGFLKANISVIVGQLYSRTDVRRDPAYTIFYMGINVGAATASIICGYLGQTYGWEYGFGLAGFGMLLGLIFFVIGKPLLLGKGEPKDPQAIAGGKEWGIYGAGLGMVAICWAAIQYQELVGTVLGVFGGGLVAYVLFTAVTKLAAEERDRIFAAMFLILVSIVFWALFEQAGSSLNVFTEKHVDTQGVNASMFQSINAIYIVLLAPVFAMIWQGLGSRGLEPSTPMKFGLAVIQVGLGFMVLVWGAESVGIEVAVPVAFIFLIYLLHTTGELCLSPVGLSAMNRLSPGHMASLIMGTWFFASAAGNFAAGLIASATGAEGVGEEAGKQVVLDVYWTVGLYAVGIGIAVMVVSPLIKKLMHLDSLKDDTVDDDLLGQSEVGEPQAAGVRPATRPAE